One Verrucomicrobiia bacterium genomic window, ATCCCCAGACGGAAGACTATTGGGGCAATGTGAACCCCGTGGGGTTGCGGGGGTGTTATGACGAGAGCAAGCGTTTCGCCGAGGCCATGACCATGGCGTATCACCGGGAGCATGGGGTGGAGACGCGGATAGTGCGGATTTTCAACACGTATGGCCCGCGGATGCGGATGAACGACGGGCGGGTGGTGCCGGCGTTCATCAGCCAGGCGTTGCAAGGCAAACCGCTGACGGTGTTTGGGCAGGGGACGCAGACGCGGAGCTTTTGCTATTGCAGTGACTTGATCGAGGGCATTTACCGGCTGATGATGAGCGAGCATGCGGAGCCGGTGAACATTGGCAATCCGCATGAGATTACGGTATTGGAATTTGCGCGGGAGATCCTGCGGCTGACCGGCTCGCGGAGCCGGCTGGTGTTCAAGCCGCTGCCGGCGGATGACCCGAAGCAGCGGCAGCCGGACATCACGCGGGCGCGGCGGTGGCTGGGGTGGGAGCCGCGGGTGAATTTGCGCGAGGGATTGGAAAAAACCATTTCCTATTTTCGGGGAAAAGTGTAAAAAGAACGGTGCATGGCATGAGACAATGGGGTGCGGCCCGGCCGTGGAGGCACGGCGTGGGGCCGGCTGTTTGTCATTGACCATGGGGCAAAATTGCATTAACGACTGCGAGCCTTGGCCGTTGGGGACGGGCAGGCGGTGGCCCGGCAGATGCCGGGTGGCGTGATGGAATGCTGAAAGCAAAATCATTTCTCGCAATTGATTGCGGGGCGAACACACTCAAACTGGCCGAGTTTGACTTGAACGAAGAGGGCGGCCTGCGCCTGCGGCAGTTTGCGACGGCCAATTTGGGGTTGCAAGGCTCGCAGGAATCCACCCGCGAGACGGCGACGCTGACGGCCCTGCAGGAGCTGCTGGGGAGCGGCAAGTTCACCGCCAAGCACGTCAACCTGTGCGCGCCCGGTTTTCACGTGTTTTCCCGCTTCGTCAAGCTGCCGCCGGTGGACGCGGCGAAGGTGGAGCAGATTGTCAAATACGAGGCGCAGCAGAACGTGCCATTCCCGCTGGAGGAGGTGGTTTGGGACTACCAGATTCTGGGCACGACAGGGAGCGGGGAGCTGGAGGTGCTGCTGGTGGCGCTGAAGACGGACATTGCGGAGGGGCTGCACCGGATCATCGAGAGCGCGGGGCTGCGGCTGCAGGTGGTGGACGTGTCGCCGGCGGCGCTGATCAACGCGTTCCGCTTCAATTACAGTGATCTGGCCGGCTGCACGATGCTGCTGGACATTGGGGCGCGCACGAGCAACCTGCTGTTTTTCGAGAAGGGGAAGGTGTTTGCCCGCAGCATCAACATTGGCGGCAACATGATTACGCAGGAGTTTGCCAATGAATTCCGGCTGCGATTTGACGAGGCGGAGCGGCTGAAGGTGGAGAAGGGCTTTGTGAGTCTGGGCGGCGCCTATGAGGAGCCGGAGGATCCGCAGGCGGCGGCGATCAGCAAGATTGCGCGGCAGGTGATGACCCGCCTGCACATCCAGATGAACCAGACCATCAATTACTACAAGCAGAATCAGGGCGGGTCGGCGCCGGACCGGCTGCTGTTGTCGGGGGGGGTCTCGGTGATGCCGTATGTGGCGCAGTTTTTTGCCGAGAAACTGAATCTGCGGGAGCCGGGGCAGGTGGATTACTTCAACCCGTTGCGCAACATTGCCATTGATCCGGGGGTGAACCTGGAGGAGCTGCAAAAGGTGGCGCACACCATGGGCGAGCAGGTGGGGTTGGGCCTGCGGAATTTGGCGCACTGCCCGGTGGAGATGAATTTGATGCCGCGCAGCTCGCAGGCGATGGAGGAGTTCAGCCGCAAGAAACCGTTTATTCTGGCGGCGCTGTTCAGTCTGGCGCTGGTGTTTCTGGCGGTGGGGGTGCTGCAGCAGAAGATAGTGGATGTCAAGCGCGACACGATTGACAAGCTGACGGTGGACATCCAGCCCTTGAGCGCGGCGCAGAACAACATCGAGCAGGAGAAGCGGGTGCTGCGCGAGCTGGTGGAGGATGCGGACATCATGAAGGGCTGGCTGGAGATGCGGACGTACTGGGCGGATTTGCTGGGGGTGTTGCGGGAGTGTCTGGTGGCCACCGAGGCGGCGACGCGGCAGGCGCTCAAGCAAGACACGGGCATCTGGATCGAGGACATTTCGCTGGGGGACACCTCCACCGGGCATCAGACGACGCTGGCCGCGCCGGTGGGCGGGCCGCGGCGGCGGGGGTTGCGGTCGTGGGAATCCATCGTGGGCGGGCAGCCGACACCGGTGGCGCCGATACATGATCCGGTGACGGGGGAGGTGCTGAACAAGGAGGCGGTGATGGCCAGCATGTCCAACGCGGTGCCGGCGGAGGTGAGCATCACGCATTTGACGCTGAAAATCCGGGCGGTGGACATGACGCCGGTGGATCCGGCGGGCAACACGACGGTGGCCTACGAATTTCTGAAGCAGTTGCAGAATCATCCGCAATGGTTTGACACCAACCCGGCCGCCACCAACGCGACGGCCTTCAAGAGCACCATCACCGTGTCCAGCAACACCTTTCAGACCGAGCTGCTGGTCAAGCTGAAACGCCCGATTCCCTTCTGAGTATGCAGTGGGTCAAACGCAATCTGTTTTTTGTGATTGGCGCGGCGGTGGCCGTGGTGTTGATCGTCCTGGCGGTGGTGAATTTGATTGGCAAACTCAACCGGGACCGGCTGGCCACCGAGGAGCTGGAGCAGCAGTGGCACACGCTCAAGGGGTACTACGACATGAATCCCTTCCCCAGCCAGGAAAACCTGAACGCGATGCGGGGGGATGTGAACCGGCTGCGGAGGTTCATGGCGGACGGGCGGCCCTTGTTCACGCCGGTGAAGGCCACGTTGTACAACAATCCGCAGCAGTTCAAGACGGCGCTGGACAATATGGTGGCGCAGCTCAACGCCAGCGCCAAAAAGGCCGGGGTGATATTGCCGCCCCAGTTTTATTATGGATTCCAAGGGCAGGCCCACCAGTTGAATTTCTCGCTGGGCGGCATGCGCACGATGTCGCATCAGATGGCCGAGATTCAAAAGTTTTGCGAGATTTTGTTCGAGGCCAAGATCAACCGGCTGGAAAGTGTGGCCCGGGCGCGGGCGGGAGTGGACGATGACAATCCCGCCGTTTCGACGGCGGAATTGACGGATGAAAACATCCGCACCAACCGGCTGGGGGCCGTCTATCCGTACCGGCTGACGTTCCGTTGTTTCAGTGGCGAGCTGGCGGCGGTGATGGAGGGTTTTGCCAATTCCCCGCATGGATTTTTGGTCAAGGCCGTGGAAGTGGAGGCAGTGCCGCTGGATGCGCCGCCGGTGTTTGATCCGGGGATGATCCCGCCCCCGGGCAGTCCGCCGCCGGGATTCCCGCCGCCGGGCATCCGGCCGCCGCGCACCTTTCTGCCGCCGCGCACGCTGCCGGGCGGTGGCGGAGGTGGGGGTGCAGTGCCGCCGGGTTATCAACCCCAGCCAGGGGGTGGCCGCCAGCCGGGCGGGCAGTTTCCGCCGGATGGAGGGGGCCGCGGGCCGGGGGGCCGTGGCGGGGGAGGCGGCGGGCGGGGTGGCCGTGGGGCGGTGGAGCCGGGGGGGATGAAGGATTTGCTGGAATTGCACCAGCCGCAGGCGGTGCTGGCGGCGGCGGGTTTTCCGGGGGGCTTTCCGGGCATGGCCGGCGCGGGGGGGGGACGCACCAACCGTCCGGGGCTGGTGACGATTCTGAATGAGAAACCCTTCCGGGTGACGTTGTACATCGAGTCCATCGTGTTGTATGGGGCGCCTGCGGCGCGGAATTGAGGGCTGACGCATGGAATTTCTCAAGAAGCACTACGAAAAGATCATCTTCAGCGCCGTGCTGGTGGGGCTGGCGGCGGTGGTGGCCTACATGCTGTTTCGGATTGAAGGGGAGCGCAAGTTTTTGGAGGACAAGCGGGCGGGCATTCAAGCCAAGAAACGGGCCTACACACCGTTGAATCTGGCGGCGTATGAGGCGGCGTTGACGCGGGCCAAGCAGCCCACCAAGCTGACCTTGAGCGGGCCGCACAACGTCTTGAATCCGGTGCTCTGGCAGGAGCGGCCGGATGGCACGCGCATCAAGGTGGTGACGGGCACCGAGGTGGGGCCGGGGGCGGCGGTGGTGGCGAGCATCACGCCGTTGCGCACGATCATCAGCCTGGAAGGGGTGTCGGGCACGTCGTACCATGTGGGGGTGGTGCGGGAGGCGTCGTTGATTCCGGCCGAGCGCAAGATGGTCAAGCGCTACATCTCCACCAACTCGCCCAAGACCGACTTCTTCACGCTGAAGGAGGTCAAGGGGCCGGCGGACAATCCGGAGGCGCTGGTGCTGGAGCTGACGGAGCGCTTGTCGGAGACGCGGGAGACGGTGACCATTGCCAAGGATCGTCCGTTCATGCGGAATGATGCCTACATGGCCGATCTGAAATACGATGTGGAAGGGCTGAGCTTCAACAAATTGCGGGACGGCGACACCGTTTCCTTTGGCGGGGAGGATTATTCTGTTGAAATCAAGCCGGACGCGGTGATACTGTCCGCCAAATCGTCCACCAAACGAACGATTCTGAAATACGGGAAAGCGAATTAAACGTAACTGTTTATGGTTGTGGCTGCCTTAAGAAATGGATTCATGAGGACGGCGCTGGCCGCGTCGGTGATGGGTGTGGTGTGGCTGGCTGCTGATGCGGGGAGGGTGTGCGCCCAGACCGCCGCGGATCAGGCGGTGGTGGAGGAAGCGGTGCGCCGCCAGGAGCAGGCCATCCTCATGCGCAAGAAGCTGGCCGACGCCCAGGCGGCCCAACAGCGCAAGGACTGGAACACGGCGGTCAAACTGTATGAGGACGCGCTGGATCTTTGCAAGCGCATCGGGCCGACGGTGGACGCGGAAAACACGCAGGTGGTCAACGGGCTGGTGGCCTGCCGCATCGAGCTGGCCAAGGAGGCCCAGAAGTGGGGCCGGTACGGCGATGCCGAGGCGCAGTTGACGCGGGCCTTCACCGTGGCGCCGCGGCATCCGCAACTGCCCAAGCTGATGGAGGAAAACCAGCGGTTGCTGGCCGAGCACCGGCGCACCTCGCCGAGCAAGGAAATCACCGACAAGGTGCTGCCGGAGATCGAGAAACTGCGCGAGCAGGTGGACATCATGGTGCAGGACGGCAAGCTGCTGTACGAAGTGGGCCGGTTGGATGAAGCCGAGGCCCGGCTGCGCGAGGCGGCCCGGCTGGACCCGGAGAACAAGGCGGCCTTCCATTACCTGCGCCTGGTGGCGGAGGCCAAGTTTGCGCGGGCCTCGCGGGTGCGCGAGTACGACAGCGCCAATAATTTTGTGGAGGTGGAAAACAAGTGGATCAGCCCGATGGCGCGGGTGAACACGTTGCCGGTGCCCAATCCCTATGCGCGCGACACCCGGGTGCACACCTCCAAGGGGCGGCAGATGATCAAGGAGAAACTGGAGAAAATCCGGCTGGAAGAGGTTTTCTATGACGGGCTGCGGCTGGAGGATGTGGTCAAGAATCTTTCCGACGAGGCCAAGAAACGGGACCCGGACAAGAAGGGGGTCAATTTCTTCCTGAGCGAGAATGTGGATCCGCCGCCGCCGCCCAGTGCGGCGCCGGCGGCGATTGATCCGGCGACAGGGCAGCCGATTGCCGTGCCGGCGGAGCCGCAGGAGCCGGTGAACATCCGGGACATCC contains:
- a CDS encoding SDR family oxidoreductase, which encodes MGKAASKQRGRSRVSGAEPPVSVVTGGAGFLGSHLVDYLLAKGHKVIAIDNLVTGTVENIAHLAGHERFRFIKQDVTEYLFLHEPVDYVWHFASPASPVDYLELPIQTLKVGSLGTHKALGLAKAKGARFLLASTSEIYGDPLVHPQTEDYWGNVNPVGLRGCYDESKRFAEAMTMAYHREHGVETRIVRIFNTYGPRMRMNDGRVVPAFISQALQGKPLTVFGQGTQTRSFCYCSDLIEGIYRLMMSEHAEPVNIGNPHEITVLEFAREILRLTGSRSRLVFKPLPADDPKQRQPDITRARRWLGWEPRVNLREGLEKTISYFRGKV
- a CDS encoding pilus assembly protein PilM, with protein sequence MLKAKSFLAIDCGANTLKLAEFDLNEEGGLRLRQFATANLGLQGSQESTRETATLTALQELLGSGKFTAKHVNLCAPGFHVFSRFVKLPPVDAAKVEQIVKYEAQQNVPFPLEEVVWDYQILGTTGSGELEVLLVALKTDIAEGLHRIIESAGLRLQVVDVSPAALINAFRFNYSDLAGCTMLLDIGARTSNLLFFEKGKVFARSINIGGNMITQEFANEFRLRFDEAERLKVEKGFVSLGGAYEEPEDPQAAAISKIARQVMTRLHIQMNQTINYYKQNQGGSAPDRLLLSGGVSVMPYVAQFFAEKLNLREPGQVDYFNPLRNIAIDPGVNLEELQKVAHTMGEQVGLGLRNLAHCPVEMNLMPRSSQAMEEFSRKKPFILAALFSLALVFLAVGVLQQKIVDVKRDTIDKLTVDIQPLSAAQNNIEQEKRVLRELVEDADIMKGWLEMRTYWADLLGVLRECLVATEAATRQALKQDTGIWIEDISLGDTSTGHQTTLAAPVGGPRRRGLRSWESIVGGQPTPVAPIHDPVTGEVLNKEAVMASMSNAVPAEVSITHLTLKIRAVDMTPVDPAGNTTVAYEFLKQLQNHPQWFDTNPAATNATAFKSTITVSSNTFQTELLVKLKRPIPF
- a CDS encoding Amuc_1100 family pilus-like protein, whose amino-acid sequence is MQWVKRNLFFVIGAAVAVVLIVLAVVNLIGKLNRDRLATEELEQQWHTLKGYYDMNPFPSQENLNAMRGDVNRLRRFMADGRPLFTPVKATLYNNPQQFKTALDNMVAQLNASAKKAGVILPPQFYYGFQGQAHQLNFSLGGMRTMSHQMAEIQKFCEILFEAKINRLESVARARAGVDDDNPAVSTAELTDENIRTNRLGAVYPYRLTFRCFSGELAAVMEGFANSPHGFLVKAVEVEAVPLDAPPVFDPGMIPPPGSPPPGFPPPGIRPPRTFLPPRTLPGGGGGGGAVPPGYQPQPGGGRQPGGQFPPDGGGRGPGGRGGGGGGRGGRGAVEPGGMKDLLELHQPQAVLAAAGFPGGFPGMAGAGGGRTNRPGLVTILNEKPFRVTLYIESIVLYGAPAARN